The Pseudomonas multiresinivorans DNA window GCCGTGCCCAGTTGCTGCGGCGCTGGGCGGTCCAGAGCAGCAGCCCGAGGGAAAAGAACTTGATCGCCGGCACGCCGATGCTGGCAATGAAGATGATCAGCGCGATGTCCCAGGCGCCGCTTTCCCAGAACTCCAGCACGCCGCCGCCGATGGTGCTGTCGATGCCCTGGCCGAGCATTTCGGTATGCATGACCGGCAACAGGTTGGCCGGCACGTAGAAGATCAGCGCCGCCACCAGGTACGCCCAGCCGCGGGTGATGGCATCGGCCTTGCGCGGGTGCAGGGGGGCGCCACAGCGCTCGCAATGATGGCCGCCGCTGCGCGTATCGCAGGCGGCGCCGCAGCCGTGGCAAAGGCACAGATTCAGGTGAGCGGCGAGCGGGGGCGTTTTCATACCCGCTCCCAGAGATCGCGGATGTCCTTGCCGGCGATGTAGATGATCAGCACGCTCAGGGCGGCCATCGCCAGCAGGCCGATGCCGGGGATCACGTCGAGCAGGCCGGCCAGCTTGATCACCGCGACCATGGTGCCCAGCAGGCAGACCTCCAGCATGCTCCAGGGACGCAGGGACTCCAGCCAGCGCATGCAGCCGGCGAAGGCCGGCGCGCGGCGCCCGCCCAGGGCGAAGCCGAGCACCCAGATCAGCAGCGTTACCTGCAGCGCCGGCGCGAGGATGATGGCCAGCGCTGTCACCAGTGCGATGAAGGTGATGGGGCCGCTGCTCAGGATCATCACCGCGTCCCACAGCGTCGCCGAATTGCTCAGGCCCTGCATGCTGATGGTCATCACCGGGTAACTGTTGGCGAAAGCCAGCAGCACCGCGCCGGTCAGCGCCAGCGCCAGACGTTGCTGCACGGACATTGCGTTGTGCCGATGCAGTACCCCGCCGCAGCGCACGCACAGTGCACGCTGGTGTCGCTGCAACGGCTGGCGTTCGTACACCGCGTCGCAGTACTCACAGATGATCAGG harbors:
- a CDS encoding paraquat-inducible protein A, producing MKTPPLAAHLNLCLCHGCGAACDTRSGGHHCERCGAPLHPRKADAITRGWAYLVAALIFYVPANLLPVMHTEMLGQGIDSTIGGGVLEFWESGAWDIALIIFIASIGVPAIKFFSLGLLLWTAQRRSNWARRQRSQLYRFVELIGYWSMLDVMVVALVAALVQMRELGTIEPRAGILFFGMVVVLTMLSAMSFDPRHIWDDGDPIDGAGHP
- a CDS encoding paraquat-inducible protein A; translation: MAAASDLIICEYCDAVYERQPLQRHQRALCVRCGGVLHRHNAMSVQQRLALALTGAVLLAFANSYPVMTISMQGLSNSATLWDAVMILSSGPITFIALVTALAIILAPALQVTLLIWVLGFALGGRRAPAFAGCMRWLESLRPWSMLEVCLLGTMVAVIKLAGLLDVIPGIGLLAMAALSVLIIYIAGKDIRDLWERV